The Balaenoptera acutorostrata chromosome 2, mBalAcu1.1, whole genome shotgun sequence genomic sequence CTCTGATGAATGTGCACAAGAAAGCATGCTGCCCCCAGTGATCGTTGGGTACCGTCTCATGATCCTGAGGGAAGCCATCCTATCCTTCTGGTTACGTGATACAGTGGGTTTCCTTATTGTTTAGGCCAGTTTTATTTGGAGTTTCAATTTTTACAGTGAAAAGTTGTCATAACTCTTTCTGTTctagggggttttttttgtttgttttgtttttgtcaattCCTGTTGGGTATTATTTGTATTGTTGATGTGGCAAGAACTCTACTGAGATATAGTCTTCTTGTctttatattatgaatatatctCTAAGTTTATCACTTATCATTTACTCCTTACTCTTGTTTAATATAGAGAAGATTATAATTTAAGTCTATTAAATCCATCAGTGTGTTTCTGCATGATGTATTccattgcttttacttttattcattcattcattagagtgtgtgtgtgtgtgtgtgtgtgtgtgtgtactacaaGGTGCCAAGTACTACGAGAGGCAATAAGACTATTTATTGTGAGACAAgaaagacacagcccctgccctcgtggagttcATATCCTGGTGGGGGATTGAGAATATGTTAGACGTTCACTGAAAAGCCACACAAGTGTGTGTAAGCTACTAAAGGATAGAGGCTACAGAGGGAAGGACCCAGTCTAGGAGCGCTTTCATAGGAGGGTTAGGTCTAGTTAGGGAAGTCAGGGGAAGCTTTCCTGGGGAAGTGGTGACTGAGCTAAGAATGATAAAGAGGACTTAGGTAGTGGGCTAAGAGCATTACAGGCAGTGGAAAGAGCAGGTCCAAATGTCCTGCTCAGGGGCAAGCACAGGAAACAGGAAGGACTGAAAGAATGTAGAACATGGTCCACATCCTCAGAGGGGCCTGGCGTAAGTGAAGGCGGAAGATTGAAGGGTGGGAAGTGGGGGATGCTGACCACGCAGGGCCAGTAAGTCCATGTTAAGGAGTTGTGTCTCCTTCCTAAGATCTATGGGAAATCACTGAAGGTGTCATCTTTGACAACCACATTACTTTTACCTCCAAACATCCAATCTCATAACAAGTCCTAACAACTTTGCTTTCTAAATATCTCTTCAATCTATCCACTTCAATCCATCCACTTCTGTTCATCATTACCAACACTTCCTCAGCCCATTCTATCATCATTTGTGTCTGGACTAGGGGAATAGCGTCCTCAATGATCTATTTGCACCTACTGTTGCCCCACTCCAATCCATTCCTGCACAGTTATGGGAAGACAGGCCTGACCTTGATACCATTTGATGACACAGAAAACACTGAAAGAGGAccagtttgtttttcattagTCTTGTTCTTGAGAGGTTGTGGAGTGGGCAGTTCATGAGTTTAATCTTGGACCTGCTGAGTTTTAAATATCCCTGGGATGTCCTAGAGAAGAAGCCAAGCCGGAGGTGTCTGTTAGGTAGATATCTTCTGCCTCCCCATCTAGAGCCACTCTCCACCCATCTCTACGCTGATCCCTGCCCGGAGACATTGACGTGTGTGGGATGTCAAGATTccatgtatccccagcacctgctccCGTGTGCTCTGCCTTCTAGTTGCGTTCAGCCCATAGGAGGTACATGAAGGAAGAAGCGTGAAGGCTGAGTATTTACTCGATACGATATACATCCTGcatcatctcttcctcttccccacctcctcctctttccaccCTGCCTCCTTGAagccctcttcctctgcctcctgctcctcctgctcttcttcctcccacctcttcctctttttttctctctcgaaTCCAGTAATCATTTCCACCtcgtcctttttttaaaaattaattaagtaatttttggctgggttggatctttgctgcgcccgggctttctctagtcgtggtaagtgggggctactcttcgttgcagtgagtgggcttctcatttcggtggcttctcttgttgcagagcacgggttctaggtgcccGGTCTTCAgaagttgcggcacgcgggcttcagtagttgcggcacgtgggctcagtagttgtggctcgcgggctctagagtgcaggctgagtagttgtggcgcacaggctcagttgctccgtggcatgtgggatctttccggaccagggcttgaacccctgcactggcaggtggattcttaaccactgagccaccagggaagtccctaacctccTCCTTTAAGCCTAGGCAGTAAAAGCTCCCTGAGATGCTGGACTACTGTCCTCTGTTGTTTTCCCCAAACCCTTTGCAAATGATCTCTTGACTACAGTCTCCTTAATTACGGTACATTTGAGTGTGCCACCTTTCTCTTTCAGGGATTCTGACTTATACTGATAGGTAAGAAATGCCTGGGGGAGAGTTACATTTGAGTCACCTGAGTAGAGGTGGTAATTGGAGCCGTGGGTAAATGTGAATATCTTGGGAGACAGTGTAGAGAAGGAATGGGCCCTGAGGAACTCAAACATGTAATGGCTTTCAAAGGACGATAATCTTGCAAAGGAATTGGAGAAGTAGCAACCAAAGTGAGGTGAAAAATCAGGGCAGTGTGTGTCATAGAAGTCAAaggaagcaaagggaagaaaaagagtgtTGGTAGTCAAGATTATCAGTTCGTCCTGCAAAGTCATTGGATTTAGTGACTTATACCATCGTGAATCTGTTACATATTTTCTGTGCTCCCTCTGaataatgatttaaatttttttacattaacttCTCTATAATTGATTTTAGGTAAATACAGTCAGATTTGTTTTAGAACgtattttaaggtaaaaaattAACTACCCTTCCTTAACCATTAttccaacattatttattttatactttctctaTTACCATTATTTCCTCCAACATTCACTGTTTCCAAAAATATGAAGAGATGTTTGAGCACTTTCTGCTAGATGTATAAGAGCTTTCTATTTGACTGTATCATAGTGGTTCAACGGTTGTCTCTTtagcattcattttaaaatgtatccattaGAACAAGTCTaacctcttaattttaattttcagaattctatTATCAATAGCCCCATTTATTCTTCCagataaactttatatttttttaacatctttattggagtataattgctttactatggtgtgttagtttctgctttataacaaagtgaatcagttatacatattatacatatgtccccacatctcttccctcttgcatctccagataaactttagaaccattttatcaattaaaaaagacttcattgtGAATTTTTTCAAGACCGTGAGACATAGATGGCCAACCAGAGTTCCTAAGGTTCAGTGTATGTAACTGTTGCCGCCGCTTAAGCCTGCCAAAGCAGTGGTACGGCTGCTGCCCTTGTATTTGCTACCTCTAGAAACATTCTTGCCAGTAGTGGCAGCAGCGGGACTCAATTACCCTCTTTTCACACTCCCTCCAGAAGCTCCAGATGGCGTCTTCCGTGGGCAACGTGGCCGACAGCACAGACCCAACGAAATGTATGCTTTCCTTCCAAGGGTTAGCAGAGTTGACACAGCGAGCCTATCAGGCGGGAGATTTTGAGGCAGCTGAGAGACACTGCATGCAGCTCTGGAGACAAGAGCCAGACAATACTGGTgtacttttattactttcatctATACACTTCCGGTGTCGAAGGCTGGACGGATCTGCCCACTTTAGTAGTCTGGCAATTAAAAAGAACCCTCTTCTGGCAGAAGCCTATTCGAATTTGGGGAATGTGTACAAGGAAAGCGGGCAGTTGCAGGAAGCAATCGAGCATTACCGGCATGCGTTGCGTCTCAAACCAGATTTCATCGATGGTTATATTAACCTGGCAGCCGCTTTGGTAGCAGCAGGCGACATGGAAGGGGCAGTACAAGCTTACGCCTCTGCTCTTCAGTACAATCCTGATCTGTACTGTGTTTGCAGTGACCTGGGGAACCTGCTCAAAGCCCTGGGTCGCTTGGAAGAAGCCAAGGCATGTTATTTGAAAGCAATTGAGACGCAACCGAACTTTGCAGTAGCTTGGAGTAATCTTGGCTGTGTTTTCAATGCACAAGGGGAGATTTGGCTTGCAATTCATCACTTTGAAAAGGCTGTCACCCATGACCCCAATTTTCTGGATGCTTATATCAATTTAGGAAATGTCTTCAAAGAGGCACGGATTTTTGAACGAGCTGTGGCAGCTTACCTTCGTGCCCTAAGCTTGAGTCCAAATCATGCAGTGGTACATGGCAGCCTGGCTTGTGTATACTATGAGCAAGGCCTGATAGATCTGGCAATAGACACCTACAGGCGAGCTATTGAATTGCAACCACACTTCCCGGACGCTTACTGCAACCTAGCCAACGCTCTCAAAGAGAAGGGCAGTGTTGCCGAAGCAGAAGATTGTTATAATACAGCTCTCTGGCTGTGTCCCACCCATGCAGACTCTCTGAATAACCTAGCCAATACCAAGCGAGAACAGGGAAACATTGAAGAGGCAGTTCGCTTGTATTGTAAAGCATTAGAAGTCTTCCCAGAGTTTGCTGCTGCCCATTCAAATTTAGCAAGTGTATTGCAGCAGCAGGGAAAAGTGCAGGAAGCTCTGATGCATTATAAGGAGGCTATTCGAATCAGTCCTACCTTTGCTGAGGCCTACTGTAATATGGGAAACACTCTAACGGGGATGCAGGATGTTCAGGGAGCCTTGCAGTGTTATATTCGTGCCATTCAGATTGACCCTGCATTTGCGGAAGCCCACAGCAATCTGGCTTCCATTCACCAGGATTCAGGGAATATTCCAGAAGCAATTGCTTCTTACCGCACTGCTCTGAAGCTTCAACCTGATTTTCCTGACGCGTATTGTAATCTGGCTCATTGCCTGCAGACTGTCTGTGACTGGACAGACTATGATGAGCGCATGAAGAGGCTGGTCAGCGTTGTGGCTGACCAGTTAGAGAAGAACAGGTTGCCTTCCGTGCAGCCTCATCACAGcatgttatatcctcttcctcACGGCGTCAGGAAGGCTATTGCCGAGAGGCATGGGCACCTCTGCCTGGATAACATCAGTGTCCTTCACAAACCACCGTATGAACATCCAAAGGACTTGAAGCTCAGTGATGGTCGACTGCGTGTAGGATACGTGAGTTCTGACTTTGGGAACCATCCTACTTCTCATCTTATGCAGTCTATTCCAGGCATGCACAATCGTGATAAATTTGAGGTATTCTGTTATGCCCTGAGCCCAGATGATGGCACAAACTTCCGAGCGAAGGTGATGGCAGAAGCCGATCATTTCGTTGATCTTTCTCAGATTCCATGCGATGGAAAAGCAGCTGATCGCATCCATCAAGATGGTATACACATCCTTGTAAATATGAATGGTTATACCAGGGGTGCTCGAAATGAACTCTTTGCTCTCAGGCCAGCTCCTCTTCAGGCAATGTGGCTGGGGTACCCTGGGACTAGTGGCGCACTTTTCATGGATTATATCATCACTGATCAGGAAACTTCACCTGCTGAAGTTGCTGAGCAGTATTCTGAGAAACTGGCTTATATGCCCCATACTTTCTTTATTGGTGATCATGCTAATATGTTCCCTCACCTGAAGGAAAAAGCAGTCATCGATTTTAAGTCCAATGGGCACATTTATGACAATCGAATTGTGCTGAATGGCATCGACCTCAAAGCATTTCTTGATAGTCTACCAGATGTGAAAATTGTCAAGATGAAATGTCCTGATGGAGGAAACAACACAGACAGCAGTAATATAGCTCTCAATATGCCTGTCATTCCTATGAATACGATTGCAGAAGCAGTTATTGAAATGATTAACAGAGGACAAATTCAGATAACAATTAATGGATTCAGTATTAGCAATGGACTGGCAACTACCCAGATCAACAATAAGGCTGCCACTGGAGAGGAGGTTCCCCGTACCATTATTGTAACCACACGTTCTCAGTACGGGTTACCGGAAGATGCCATTGTGTACTGTAACTTTAATCAGTTATATAAAATTGACCCATCTACTTTGCAGATGTGGGCAAATATTCTGAAGCGTGTTCCCAATAGCGTACTGTGGCTGTTGCGTTTCCCAGCAGTAGGAGAACCTAATATTCAACAGTACGTGCAAAATATGGGCCTTCCCCAGAACCGTATCATTTTTTCACCAGTTGCTCCTAAAGAGGAACATGTTCGGAGAGGCCAGCTGGCTGATGTCTGCTTGGACACTCCACTCTGTAATGGACACACCACAGGGATGGATGTCCTTTGGTCGGGGACACCCATGGTGACTATGCCAGGAGAGACTCTTGCTTCCCGAGTTGCAGCTTCCCAGCTCACTTGTTTAGGCTGTCTTGAGCTTATTGCTAAAAATAGACAAGAGTATGAAGACATAGCTGTGAAACTGGGAACTGATCTAGAATACCTGAAGAGAATTCGTGGCAAAGTCTGGAAGCAGAGAATATCTAGCCCTCTGTTCAACACCAAACAATACACAATGGAACTAGAGCAGCTCTATCTACAGATGTGGGAGCATTATGCAGCTGGCAACAAACCTGATCACATGATGAAGCCTGTTGTAGTCACTGAGTCGGCCTAAATTATGACTGTGTGCACAGGAGAATTACCCCTGTACCTGAGCCTCAACCTTCTGGGGGAAAGGGAACTAGATACGTTACTTTGTACTTATCTTTGTAGCAATATCATGTTGCAGATGGGTGACAGACAGTGATAACAAATAGCACAGCCAGACTTGCTTCCTGCATGATCATGACAGGGAGAGACACAAGAGATGGGAGACTGCTGTTCCACAAGGAGTCTCCATAGAATTTTGCAGCAGCCAGGTGTTGCCTAAGTCTGGAAAGTCTGATCTCCCTTGGTCTTCCATGGGATGGGTGGTTAGTGTGGAGGGGAGATAGAGATTGCCCAGTCTTCTGaattaagtttttctttatatttggggTATTGgagcaattaaaaatgtttggtttcaggtttttttttttttttttttggtttcaggtATTTTTATTCATGTGAAGTGTATATGATTCTCTTGAGATAAGGTTTTAAGCTAAAATATTCCTTGTTTTAGTTTCTGAACTCTACAGATAAATGGGGACTTTGCTGGTGTAGTCTTTTTATAGGTTTAATAAACCACTTGAGCCTATATCAGTCATTTTAGTGTCTGACATGTTTGGAACTATCAGTGCTTTGTTGGTTTAtggcttaaattctttttctggtccgtttccttcttcccttccccccactttaaacattttcctgtaaCTTGGCTAACAAAAAACCAAGACTGATTCAAAGCCTCCCAGAGTGTTTCTCTTAAACGCATCAGCTGGTGCCAAATGAAGATTCTTAGGAGTGATTATTAATTATGAAGGGCACAGTTGTGGTACTGTcactgatgataataataatggatttTTGGCCTAGAGTTTTGACCTACTTCACCAGTGTTTTACCGTTGACTGCCCCTCTATGCTGCTTCCAAAAGTGATAGTGTGTGATAAGATTTTTACTTTCACttataaagtttgttttcttttttaagtgagtcctgttcttcctttttctttcaccagAAATGAAATCCCAGGTAAGTACAAGTACTCAAATATTTGATCAGTAAGTCACAGTTATCTCCAGTACATTAAATAACTTTCATCAAAAACCATGTTATAGGTAAAAAGCTCTGGAGGACCTGCTATGTATATGATTATTATGTTTCAGACCTTCTAGGGTGTTATATATAATAACTTGTCTTCTGGACGTGGTCTTGAAGTCTTTATGGATTCAGCCTCAGTAGTAGCGAACTGCACTGCTACTTGGTTTGGAGTATAAATTAGACTTTAGCCCTCCTGGAGGTTGAGTTTT encodes the following:
- the LOC130707363 gene encoding UDP-N-acetylglucosamine--peptide N-acetylglucosaminyltransferase 110 kDa subunit-like gives rise to the protein MASSVGNVADSTDPTKCMLSFQGLAELTQRAYQAGDFEAAERHCMQLWRQEPDNTGVLLLLSSIHFRCRRLDGSAHFSSLAIKKNPLLAEAYSNLGNVYKESGQLQEAIEHYRHALRLKPDFIDGYINLAAALVAAGDMEGAVQAYASALQYNPDLYCVCSDLGNLLKALGRLEEAKACYLKAIETQPNFAVAWSNLGCVFNAQGEIWLAIHHFEKAVTHDPNFLDAYINLGNVFKEARIFERAVAAYLRALSLSPNHAVVHGSLACVYYEQGLIDLAIDTYRRAIELQPHFPDAYCNLANALKEKGSVAEAEDCYNTALWLCPTHADSLNNLANTKREQGNIEEAVRLYCKALEVFPEFAAAHSNLASVLQQQGKVQEALMHYKEAIRISPTFAEAYCNMGNTLTGMQDVQGALQCYIRAIQIDPAFAEAHSNLASIHQDSGNIPEAIASYRTALKLQPDFPDAYCNLAHCLQTVCDWTDYDERMKRLVSVVADQLEKNRLPSVQPHHSMLYPLPHGVRKAIAERHGHLCLDNISVLHKPPYEHPKDLKLSDGRLRVGYVSSDFGNHPTSHLMQSIPGMHNRDKFEVFCYALSPDDGTNFRAKVMAEADHFVDLSQIPCDGKAADRIHQDGIHILVNMNGYTRGARNELFALRPAPLQAMWLGYPGTSGALFMDYIITDQETSPAEVAEQYSEKLAYMPHTFFIGDHANMFPHLKEKAVIDFKSNGHIYDNRIVLNGIDLKAFLDSLPDVKIVKMKCPDGGNNTDSSNIALNMPVIPMNTIAEAVIEMINRGQIQITINGFSISNGLATTQINNKAATGEEVPRTIIVTTRSQYGLPEDAIVYCNFNQLYKIDPSTLQMWANILKRVPNSVLWLLRFPAVGEPNIQQYVQNMGLPQNRIIFSPVAPKEEHVRRGQLADVCLDTPLCNGHTTGMDVLWSGTPMVTMPGETLASRVAASQLTCLGCLELIAKNRQEYEDIAVKLGTDLEYLKRIRGKVWKQRISSPLFNTKQYTMELEQLYLQMWEHYAAGNKPDHMMKPVVVTESA